A region of the Lycium barbarum isolate Lr01 chromosome 1, ASM1917538v2, whole genome shotgun sequence genome:
TGTTCAACACTCGGTGTGCTATCATGCTCGAGCTGAATTTTGTGCTCATATATACCAGAAGGAATACCCGGATTGTCAGTAATGGTCCACCCAATTGCACGTCTATACTCTTTCAGAATCTCCAACAACCTCTTCGTCTGTTCCTCATTCAACAATGCAGACACAATCACTGGCAAAGTATTATCTGGACCAAGAAATTGATACCTCGAATGTGAAGGATGTTGGTTAAGCTCATGCTTAGGCCGCTCTACAATGGATGGCTTTGTTGGAGGAGTCTTTCTGTTTTCAAGATCAAGATCTAACTTCTTTGGTAGGTAAGAGTAAGAACCCAACTCCACAAGCGAGTTAACAGTCTCCACATAACCTTCCATGTCATCAACATCAAAGTTCACTAAAATGGCAGCAAGAGCTTCACCTAAACATTCCTCTTCCCTCTTGAATTCAACAACTTCATCAATAGAATCAATAACCAAAATGCtttcgtaagcacttggtaacttcatccccttactAGCCTAAAAATAACTTTCTCATAATTGACTCGGAATTTGATTTCACACTCTTTTCAGAATCCATAAAAGCCCTTCCCATAGCAAGGAGCGGTCGCCCCAAAATAATAGGAATATCTCGAtcaacaacataatcaagaatcACAAAGTCAGCAGGTAGATGAAAATCACTAACCTGAATTAGTACATCATCTACAACTCCAACCGGCATCTTAATAGATCTATCAGCCATTTGTAGTCTTATGGTAGTAGGTCTAGGCATTCCCAACCCCGTTTTCTTGTATATAGCAAGCGGCAATAGATTGATGCTATCCCCATTATCACAAAGAGCACGAGCAAAGTCATGGTGACCGACACAACATGGAATAGTAAAAGCCCGTGGATCTTCCTTCTTTTGAACCATTATTGTAGATAATATTGCACTAACATGGTGAGTCACACTCATAGTGTCATGCTTCAGAGACCTCTTCTTTGTCAGCAAATCTTTCAAATACTTTGCAAAATCGGGCATCTCTTAGATAGCATCCAAAAACGGAATGTTCATTcataactgcttcagct
Encoded here:
- the LOC132610890 gene encoding uncharacterized protein LOC132610890 — encoded protein: MPDFAKYLKDLLTKKRSLKHDTMSVTHHVSAILSTIMVQKKEDPRAFTIPCCVGHHDFARALCDNGDSINLLPLAIYKKTGLGMPRPTTIRLQMADRSIKMPVGVVDDVLIQVSDFHLPADFVILDYVVDRDIPIILGRPLLAMGRAFMDSEKSVKSNSESIMRKLFLG